The sequence CAGATCCTCGATCTTGGCCGTAGCGATCGGGTCGAGTGCCGAGGTCGGCTCGTCGAGAAGCAGGATATCCGGTTCCGGTGCGAGCGCGCGCGCGATGCACAGACGCTGCTGCTGCCCGCCCGAAAGGCCATAGGCCGACGTCTTCAACCGGTCCTTGACCTCGTCCCACAGGGCAGCCTGCCGCAGTGCCCTTTCGACCCGCTCATCGAGAACCGATCGGCTTTTGATGCCACGGATCGTCAGGCCGGCGGCGACATTGTCATAGATGCTCTTTGGGAAAGGGTTTGGCTTCTGGAACACCATGCCGATGCGCAGGCGCACCAACATCGGGTCGACGTCACGCCCCACAATGTTCAACTGTTCAGGCAGCAGCAGGATCTCTCCCTCATAGCGATTGCCGGGATAGAGATCGTGCATGCGGTTGAAGCTTCGCAGCAGCGTGCTTTTTCCACATCCCGAGGGACCGATAAGGGCTGTCACCTTGGCGTTGGCGACCGGCAGCTGGACCGATTTCAGGGCGTGGAAGGTGCCGTAGTAGAAATCGAGATTGCGCACATCGATACGCAGGTCCGGTGCCGCGTCGAGGACGCGCGGAGCCGCCTCGACCTGTTTGATGAGATGAGTGGAATCATTGGGAGAAAGCCGATTCACCGCATGGCCCTTCTGAGTTTGTAGCGCAGCCAGATGGCGCCAGCGTTCATGAGCAGGGTCATCGCGAGCAGGATGAGACCCGTCGCCGCCGCGTTGATATGGAAGCCCGCCTGCGGCCGCGAGACCCAGTTGAACATCTGGATGGGCATCACGGTAAAGGGCGATCCCAGCCAATCGAAATTGATGAAGGGGAATTCGGTTCCCACCGGCGAAGGGGGCAGGAAGGCGATGAAGGTAAGCGCGCCGATCGTGATGATCGGCGCCGTTTCCCCGATCGCCCGCGACATGCCGACGATGGCGCCGGTGAGGATGCCGGGCCGCGCCGCAGGCAGGATGTAGCCCCCTACCGTCTGCCATTTATCAGCCCCAAGGGCGAAGGCGGCCTCCCGCACCTCCTGAGGGATAGATCGCACGGCCTCGCGTGTCGCGACGATGATGATGGGCAGGATCAGCAAGGCAAGCGTGAGGCCGGCGACAAAGATGGTCTGGCCGAGGCCAAACATCTGAATAAACAAGCCGAGCGCCAGCAACCCGTAAATGATGGAGGGGACGCCGGCGAGATTGGTGACGTTGATCTCGATCAGGTTGGTTATGAGGTTCTTGGGCGCGTATTCCTCGAGATATAGGCTGGCGGCCACGCCGAGCGGAACGGCGAGCGAAGCGGTGACGATCATGACCAGCACGCTGCCCACCCAGGCCGAGAGAATGCCGGCGTCGTTCGGGCGGCGGGAAGGAAAGCTGGTGAGAAAGTCGTAGTCGATGCGACCAAGACCATCCACCATGAAGTCGATGATCAGGGTCAGCAGGACCAGCATGGTCAAGCTGAGCACTGACAGGCCGAGCAGCGCAAACCGCTTTTCGGATCGGCGCGCGCGGCGGATGATCTCGGCTTCAGCCAATGGGGATAGGTCGGTCATCGTGCAGGGAGGCCTCAATAGACTTCGCGGTATTTACGCCGGAGCACGAAGGCAATGATGTTGAAGGTGAGGGTCATCAGGAACAGCGTCAGCCCGGCGGCGAAGATCGTCAGATAGGCGATCGAGTCGTGCGGCACATCGCCAAGGCTGATCTGCACGATGTAGGCCGTGATGGTGGCGGCGCCCTCCAGGGGATTGAGCGCGATCTTCGCCTGCTGTCCCGCAGCGATCGCGACCACCATCGTCTCGCCGACCGCGCGCGACATGCCGAGCATGTAGGCTGCGGTAATGCCCGAGAGGGCTCCCGGTATCACCATCTTCACGCCGGTCTGCATCCGCGTGTAGCCGAGCGCATACGCGCCCTCGCGCAGCGTGTTCGGCACCGCGCGCATCGCATCCTCACTGACTGAGACGATGTAGGGAAGAATCATGATTCCCATGACAACGCCGGGAACCAGAAGATTGAAGCCGGCAAGGCCGGGGATGAAGGTCTGGAACAGCGGCGTCAGGAAGAGCAGGGCGAAGTAGCCGAAGGCCACGGTGGGCACGCCGGCAATGAGCTCCAGAAACGGCTTGATGATTTCCCGCAAAGTCGGCGGGGCGAATTCACTGAGATAGATGGCGAGAATGGTTCCCGCCGGAATCGCGACCACCAGGGCGATGCCGGACGTCATCAGGGTCCCCGACACCAGGGTCATGATGCCGAAGTGCTTGTCCTGGAAAACGGGCGTCCACTGCGTGTCCGTCAGGAAGTCGACCATCGACACCTGAGCGAAGAAGCGCACGCTCTCGCTCACCAGAACATAGACGATACCCATGGTCACGAGCACGGAAACGAAAGCCGCTCCAAACATGATGGCGCGCATCGCCCGGTCGATCAGGCGACGGCGCGCCAGGAAGCGCGGGGAGACGAGAAGCGGCATCAGGGTCGTGGAGGCGGGCACTGTACCATTCCGGTTGTTGAGGGTACGGACCGGGAGCGTTCACCGCTCCCGGTCCGAGCGGCATCAATAGACGAGCTTTTCCTTGAGCAAATCCTCGACCGACACGCCGACCTTGGAGCCGGTGAAGCCGGTGCCGATCTCGCGCTTGGCGAAGCGCTCCTGGAAGGCTTTGAGCGCGGCTTCGGGCAGCGGCACGTAGCCGACTTCCTTGACCAGTTCGACGGCGTGCTTCGGGTCCTGGTAGAACTCGACGAACTTCGCGACTTCCGGCTTGGCCTCGGCCGCCTTCTTGCTCACATAGATGAAGATCGGGCGCGACAGTGGCTGGTACTTGCCGGTGCGGGCATTCTCGACGTTCGGCTCGACTGCAGGAGCGGAGTCATTGAGCTTGATCTTGACCGCCTTCAGCTTGTCGGCGTTTTCCTCGAAATAGGCGAGGCCGAAGAAGCCCAGCGCATTCGGGTCGCCGGCAACGCCCTGCACCAGCACGTTGTCGTCCTCGGAGGCCGTGAAGTCGCCACGGCTCGAGTGCTCCTTGCCGACGATGGCGGCGGTGAAATAGTCGTAGGTGCCGGAATCCACGCCGGCCCCGTACAGCACGAGCGGCTTGTCGGGGAAGCTGGAGCGCACCTGCTTCCAGTTGGTGATCTTGCCCTGGGCTTCCGGCTGCCAGATCGTCTTCAACTCGGCAACCGTCATCTCCGACGCCCAGTCATTGGACGGATGCACGATCACGGTGAGCGCATCGAGCGCCACCGGAAGCTCGATATACTCGACACCCGCTTCCTTGCAGGCCTTCTGCTCGGCTGCGGTGATCGGGCGCGAGGCATTGGAGATGTCGGTCTCGCCACGGCAGAATTTCTTGAAACCGCCGCCAGTTCCTGAAAGGCCGACTGTCACCTTGATGTTCGGATTAGCCTTCTGGAATTCCTCGGCCATCGCCTCGGTCACTGGAAAGACGGTCGAGGAGCCATCGGCCTGGACAACGGCCTGTGCGCTGGCGCCATGGAACGCGCCGCTGACCGCGAGCAGCGCGAGCGCGCCAGCCATGGTGATTGTCTTCATCGCTCACTCCCGTTTGAAGCTGAACCTAGGGAGGCCCCCCCCCCGATACGGCGCTGTCCTAGAGTTGCTCTGTTACAAGTGTGTGACAGAGCCGTCTCGGTTCTTAATTGCTCTGAATAGACGAATCTAAGTTCCGAACCTAAACGTTAACAAATCGCGGATTATCAATAGTTTATGTATTAAATATTTTTATATATAATATGAAAATCGACATTTAGGTTGATCAATAACATAAACATGCCGCAATACATCAGAATGGATCGCGGGTACGTGTTCGGCGAAATGCCTCCAATAACTGTATGAGGGACGCGGAACTTGGCAGCAGCCACCCCGTCGCCGCTGAATCTGCGAGATGATGTTCGCATTATACGTCGAAAATTCTCGACAAAAAGAAATGTCTTCCCGTGTCATGGGGGTGTCGCATATCACTTCTAACCATTCGTCGATCTATCCCGACGGATTGATTTTTAAGGGTGTTCCGATGCGCCGCTCCTCCCTTGCCCTGATTGCTGCAGCTCTGCTGATCCTCGTGTCGGGCGCGCGCGCCGACGAATTGAGTGGTGCGGGCTCGACCTTTGCCTATCCGATCATGTGGAAATGGTCGGAGGTCTATCGCCAATCCACCGGGACGATCGTTGCCTACCAGTCAATCGGCTCCTCCGGCGGCGTGAACCGGATCAGCAACAAGGCGACCGACTTTGGCGCCTCCGACAAGCCGCTGAAGCCGGAGGAACTTGAACGGCTTGGCCTCGGCCAGTTTCCGATCGTGTTCGGTGGCGTGGTGCCGGTCGTGAACATCGACGGCGTCGCGCCCGGCACGATGCGGTTTACGGGTGGCGTGCTGGCGGACATCTATATGGGCAAGATCACCAAATGGTCGGATCCCGCGCTCAAGGCACTCAACCCGGATCTTTCTTTGCCGGATAGCCTGATTGCCGTAATCCATCGCTCGGACGGGTCTGGAACCACCTTCAACTGGGTGTCCTACCTCTCCAAGACGAGCCCGGAATGGAAGCAGGAGCTCGGCGAGGGCAGTTCCGTCGCCTGGCCGGTCGGCAGTGGCGCGCGTGGCAATGAAGGTGTCTCCCTCGCCGTTCAGCGGACACCGAACGCGATCGGTTATGTCGAGTTCACCTATGTGACGCAGGCCAAGCTCACCTATGGCCTGGTGGAGAACCGTGCCGGCCATTTTATCGCCCCGAGCGCCGCCTCGTTCCAGGCCGCGGCGCTCGGCGTGGACTGGACGAAGACGCGCGATTTCTTCGCCACGATTAATGATTCCGAGGCTCCCGAGGCTTACCCGATCGCCGCCACCACTTTCGTTCTGATGTACAAGTCGCCAGCCAATCCCGCGCGCAACCGGACAGGCCTGGCCTTCTTCGACTTTGCGCTTGGCGCCGGCAGCGAATATGCATCGCAGCTCGGCTATGTTCCGCTGCCTGAGCCGCTGGTGCAGCAGGTGAAGAACTATTGGGCGGCGACGTTCAAGAGCGGAAGCTGACGCACGGAACAGGGACGGATAGATGCAAAGCCAGTCGAAGGATGTGAAGCGGCTCGTGTCGGACGATGCGGTCGAGATGTTCGACGTGCTGGCCCAGCCGACCCGCTTTGATGCCTTCCGCCTGCTGCTGCGCTATGCGCCCTTCGGGCTGAACGCCGGGGATGTCGCCCGCCTGCTGGCCGTGCCGCACAACACGATGTCGACCCATCTCGCCCAATTGGAGCGGGCAGGTCTGGTGGCGTCGCGCCGCGAGGGCCGGTCGATCATCTATGCCGCGAAGACGGGGAGGGCGGCGGCGGTTCTAGAGTTGCTGCTCAGTGAATTGCCGGCCCAGGCCGATGCGGGCGCCGGGTTTCCGCGCCTGCGTCCGGGGGAGCCGGCGGAGCGCCGCTACAATGTGCTGCTCGTCTGCTCGCACAATTCGGCGCGCTCGATCATGGCCGAGGCGGTGCTGAACCGCGAGGGGCGCGGACGTTTTCGCGCCTTCTCCGCCGGCAGCGTCCCGCGCGACACACCGCATCCCCTGGCGCTCGATCTGTTGCGTTCGCTCGGCTACACGACCGACGATCTGCGGTCCAAGAGCTGGGACGAGTTTGCCGGGCGCGCCGTCGAGCCGATGGACTTCGTGATCACTGTCTGCGACGCTGCCGCGGGCGAGAGCTGTCCACTTTTCCCCGGCCATCCCCTGACCGCGCATTGGGGTCTTTCCGACCCCGCCGCATCCGGCGGAACGGAGACAGAGTTGCGGGCGGCGTTCATCAGCACGTACCGGCAGATCGCGGCCCGCATGTCCGCCTTCGTCAACCTGCCGCTCGAGGCCCTCGACCTTGCCAGCTTGAAGGCTCGCCTCGGCGATATTTCGGTGATGGACGGCGCCACCGAGATGACACTGGCTGCACGTGCGGCCTGAATGCGACGAACTGTGATCTATTTTGTAGTCAAACCGTCACAGAACACAATTAGTGACGTGATCAGCGAATGTTGCTCGGGAGAGATGCATGTCACTGATCCGGCGTTTACTCAGAGTGTCCGGTCTTTCCATTACGTTGACGATGGCGGGAGTTGGCATTTCACATGCCGAATTCAAGCTTGATCCGCGCTTTACGGATACGAATGGCGACATGGTCGCCGATGCGCCCACGGATGCTGCCAAGCAGATCGATCCCGACACGCTGATCTTCGCTTATACACCGGTGGAGGACCCGGCCGTCTATGCCAAGGTGTGGCAGGAATTCCTAGACCACCTCGCCAAGACCACGGGTAAGAAGGTGCAGTTCTTTCCTGTGCAGTCCAACGCTGCCCAGCTCGAGGCGATGCGTGCTGGCCGCCTTCACGTCGCCGGCTTCAATACCGGCTCGAATCCGATTGCGGTGGCCTGCGCCGGCTTCGTGCCCTTCACCATGATGGCCTCGAAGCAGGGTGCGTTCGGCTACGAGATGGAAATCATCACCTATCCTGGCTCGGGCGTCACAAAGGTCGAGGACATCAAGGGCAAGAAGATGGCCTTTACCTCCGAGACCTCGAACTCGGGTTACAAGGCGCCGTCGGCGCTTTTGCGCACCGAGTTCAATCTGGAGGC comes from Ancylobacter sp. TS-1 and encodes:
- the pstB gene encoding phosphate ABC transporter ATP-binding protein PstB — encoded protein: MKQVEAAPRVLDAAPDLRIDVRNLDFYYGTFHALKSVQLPVANAKVTALIGPSGCGKSTLLRSFNRMHDLYPGNRYEGEILLLPEQLNIVGRDVDPMLVRLRIGMVFQKPNPFPKSIYDNVAAGLTIRGIKSRSVLDERVERALRQAALWDEVKDRLKTSAYGLSGGQQQRLCIARALAPEPDILLLDEPTSALDPIATAKIEDLIDEFRDRYTVVIVTHNMQQAARISDYTAFMHLGLMVEYGATAELFSQPRDERTIAYVTGRFG
- the pstA gene encoding phosphate ABC transporter permease PstA, producing MTDLSPLAEAEIIRRARRSEKRFALLGLSVLSLTMLVLLTLIIDFMVDGLGRIDYDFLTSFPSRRPNDAGILSAWVGSVLVMIVTASLAVPLGVAASLYLEEYAPKNLITNLIEINVTNLAGVPSIIYGLLALGLFIQMFGLGQTIFVAGLTLALLILPIIIVATREAVRSIPQEVREAAFALGADKWQTVGGYILPAARPGILTGAIVGMSRAIGETAPIITIGALTFIAFLPPSPVGTEFPFINFDWLGSPFTVMPIQMFNWVSRPQAGFHINAAATGLILLAMTLLMNAGAIWLRYKLRRAMR
- the pstC gene encoding phosphate ABC transporter permease subunit PstC, which codes for MPASTTLMPLLVSPRFLARRRLIDRAMRAIMFGAAFVSVLVTMGIVYVLVSESVRFFAQVSMVDFLTDTQWTPVFQDKHFGIMTLVSGTLMTSGIALVVAIPAGTILAIYLSEFAPPTLREIIKPFLELIAGVPTVAFGYFALLFLTPLFQTFIPGLAGFNLLVPGVVMGIMILPYIVSVSEDAMRAVPNTLREGAYALGYTRMQTGVKMVIPGALSGITAAYMLGMSRAVGETMVVAIAAGQQAKIALNPLEGAATITAYIVQISLGDVPHDSIAYLTIFAAGLTLFLMTLTFNIIAFVLRRKYREVY
- a CDS encoding PstS family phosphate ABC transporter substrate-binding protein, giving the protein MKTITMAGALALLAVSGAFHGASAQAVVQADGSSTVFPVTEAMAEEFQKANPNIKVTVGLSGTGGGFKKFCRGETDISNASRPITAAEQKACKEAGVEYIELPVALDALTVIVHPSNDWASEMTVAELKTIWQPEAQGKITNWKQVRSSFPDKPLVLYGAGVDSGTYDYFTAAIVGKEHSSRGDFTASEDDNVLVQGVAGDPNALGFFGLAYFEENADKLKAVKIKLNDSAPAVEPNVENARTGKYQPLSRPIFIYVSKKAAEAKPEVAKFVEFYQDPKHAVELVKEVGYVPLPEAALKAFQERFAKREIGTGFTGSKVGVSVEDLLKEKLVY
- the pstS gene encoding phosphate ABC transporter substrate-binding protein PstS; the encoded protein is MRRSSLALIAAALLILVSGARADELSGAGSTFAYPIMWKWSEVYRQSTGTIVAYQSIGSSGGVNRISNKATDFGASDKPLKPEELERLGLGQFPIVFGGVVPVVNIDGVAPGTMRFTGGVLADIYMGKITKWSDPALKALNPDLSLPDSLIAVIHRSDGSGTTFNWVSYLSKTSPEWKQELGEGSSVAWPVGSGARGNEGVSLAVQRTPNAIGYVEFTYVTQAKLTYGLVENRAGHFIAPSAASFQAAALGVDWTKTRDFFATINDSEAPEAYPIAATTFVLMYKSPANPARNRTGLAFFDFALGAGSEYASQLGYVPLPEPLVQQVKNYWAATFKSGS
- a CDS encoding metalloregulator ArsR/SmtB family transcription factor; its protein translation is MQSQSKDVKRLVSDDAVEMFDVLAQPTRFDAFRLLLRYAPFGLNAGDVARLLAVPHNTMSTHLAQLERAGLVASRREGRSIIYAAKTGRAAAVLELLLSELPAQADAGAGFPRLRPGEPAERRYNVLLVCSHNSARSIMAEAVLNREGRGRFRAFSAGSVPRDTPHPLALDLLRSLGYTTDDLRSKSWDEFAGRAVEPMDFVITVCDAAAGESCPLFPGHPLTAHWGLSDPAASGGTETELRAAFISTYRQIAARMSAFVNLPLEALDLASLKARLGDISVMDGATEMTLAARAA
- the phnD gene encoding phosphate/phosphite/phosphonate ABC transporter substrate-binding protein; this encodes MSLIRRLLRVSGLSITLTMAGVGISHAEFKLDPRFTDTNGDMVADAPTDAAKQIDPDTLIFAYTPVEDPAVYAKVWQEFLDHLAKTTGKKVQFFPVQSNAAQLEAMRAGRLHVAGFNTGSNPIAVACAGFVPFTMMASKQGAFGYEMEIITYPGSGVTKVEDIKGKKMAFTSETSNSGYKAPSALLRTEFNLEAGKDYEPVFSGKHDNSILGVANKDYPAAAIANSVMKRMVARGVIKPEQVVTIYKSQTFPTTGYGYVYNLKPELAEKVKEAFRTFNWEGTALLKEFQTSEPPQEAFIPITFKDNWAVIRQIDAAMGVSYDCK